Part of the Tolypothrix sp. PCC 7910 genome, CTATTTTTCGCAGACGATAAGTACTATTTATGTGCAGTTGTAAGTTGTATTCGTCCGTTAAAAACTTGAGCCATGAGTAAATCTGACGCGATGAACTAGTGAGATTGGCTGGTGTTGCTTGTTGGTGAACACAGATTTGTTCAATTCTTGTAACTGTTCTGCTAAAAATTTGAGTTAGTTTTTTAATTTCAGCAGAGTTTGGGGTATCAGTTGCAGCTAAATTAAAAATATTCTGTAAAATACTATTTTGTTGTGCTTTAATATTTTTGAGGCTGATACTTGCAATTGGTGTTTGGTGTTTGGTGTTTGGCATTTGTTAATAATCTGGTTTCAAAAGTCAAAGTAATTATATAGTTTTCCCTTTTCCCCCTTGTCCTTGGTGGCTTTTCCTATTACCAATTAACCATTACCCAATCCCTAGTCCCTACCAAGTAGATCTGTAATTACACTGACTAGCTCATCTGGCTCAACGGGTTTAGAAATATGCTTTTGAAAGCCAGCCAAAAGTGCTTGTTGTTGGTTGAGTTCTCCAGCATAGGCTGTTAAAGCGATCGCCGGAATTTCTTTCTCTTTTTCTGTTTGCAATGCTTTTACTTGACGCATAAACATATAGCCATCCATTTCTGGCATTCCAATGTCACTGAGTAAAATATCTGGCTTGAATTTTGTCAATGTTTGCAGTGCAGCCGCAGCAGATGCTACCGCAGTGACAATTGCACCACTCTGTTGTAATACAAAGGTGTAGAATTCACGAGTATCTGTGTCATCATCTACAACTAAAATTTTAATTCCTGTCAATATTAGTGCATCAGCAGCAAGGTTAGCTGACTCATTTTCATCCTTTAGCCTTTTACCTTCATCCTTCAAAAGTGGTAGCCTAACTGTGAACGTAGCACCTTGCCCTTCACCTAAGCTTTCTGCACTTACTGTTCCGCCATGTAGTTCTACCAGATGACGCACAATAGCTAATCCCAACCCCAAGCCACCAAACTTGCGGGTTGTAGTACTGTCAGCTTGGCAGAAATATTCAAACACATAAGGAAGGAAGGTAGAACTGATACCTTTACCTGTGTCGCTGATGGTGATTTGAGCTTGAGTGTCAATCGCATCTAGGCGGATGTTGACTTTCCCACCTTCAGGAGTGAATTTAACAGCATTAGATACAAGATTCCAAATTACTTGTTGTAAACGACTAGAATCACCTAAAACTTCGCCTACAGATACATCCACAATTATATAAAATTGAATATTTTTAGCTTCGGCAGCTAGACGCACTGTTTCCATTGCTGCCTCAATTACCGAGACTAAGTTAACTTTAGCCATGTTGAGGTTGAGCTTACCGCGTAAGATGCGGGAGACATCTAGCAAATCGTCAATTAGTTGAACTTGTAATTGAGCATTACGCTCAATTGTCGCTAGAGCTTTTGTTCTACTTACTGGATCAAACTCACGGGTCTGCAAAAGTCTTGACCATCCGAGAATGGGATTGAGAGGCGATCGCAATTCATGGGACAACACCGCCAGAAATTCATCTTTAATCCGGTTAGCGTTTTCGGCTTCGGCTCTAGCAGCTTGCTCAAGTTGCAACAGGCGATCGCGTTCCGTTTCTGCGGCTTTGCGTTCGGTAATATCAATTACTGAGCCAATGTAACCGAGAAACTCACTATCCCAGCTCAACCAAGGAGTAGCTGCATCAATCACCCAACGATATTCACCATCCTTGCGTCGCAAGCGGTACTCTACACGAAATGTCTCATGAAGTTTATTAGCTGCTAAGAAAGCATTTTTGGCTGAATCGAAATCTTCTGGATGCACAGCATTTAACCACCCTAGCCCCAGACCTGTTTCCGCAGTCTGTCCGGTAAAATTGTACCAACTTTGGCTGAGGTAAGTGCAATAGCCTGTAGGGTCAGTCACCCAAATCATCACTGGGGCGTTGTCAGCCATGTTACGGAATCGTTGTTCGCTCTCCCGCAATGCTGCTTGTGCTTGTTTTTGTTCACTAATATCTGTAACAAAGACACTGACACCATCAGCAAAGGGGTAGATACGATTTTCAAACCAGCGCCGCCTAGGGGAGTAAAAGTACTCAAACCGCATTACTTGCTGTTGAGCAAAAGCATGATGAACTTGGGTATAAAATTCACTGCCAATTAAATCGGGATAAAGTTCCCAAATCACTTTACCGAGCAGTTCTGCTTGTGACTTGCCCACAAATGTAGTTACCTGTTCGTTAGCAAAGCTATAGCGCCACTCCCGATCTAGGACGTAAAACTGGTCTTTAATACCTGTTAAGACAGTTTCTAGGTGAGCTTTCGCCACCTCCGCTTCCAGCCGTAGCCCTTGCTCCCGTTGCATAGCTTCGTCTCGCAGACGAGCTAGTTTTAAAGCTGCTTCCACTCGCGCCAGTAACTCACGGGCAGAGAACGGCTTAATTAGGTAATCATCAGCACCAGCTTCTAAACCTTCCACCTTTGCTTCTTCACCCGCCCGTGCTGACAGCAGGATAATTGGCACATTTTTTGTCTGTGGCTGGGCGCGTAGCGCTTGCAATAGTCCAAAGCCATCTAGCCCTGGCATCATTACATCTGTCAGTACCAAATCAGGCAAAGATCTACGAGCAGCAGATAAAGCTGCTAAACCGTCCGCTACTGCTTCCACCTCATAGTCTTGACTCAACAACCGCTTGACATAATCGCGCATATCAGCGTTATCATCAGCCAAGAGAATCCGGGCTGGGGAAGTACGGGAAACTGGAGAATTTATATATATGTCGCGCTTTTGAGCAATTTCTCCCCCTGCTCCCCTGCCCCCCTGCTCCCCTGCCTCTTCTGGTAGCCAACGCAGGGCTTCTTCTAGGTAAGAAGTGGCATTTAAGGCGGTTGAAGCTAGAGTGCGAGTAGCACTGATGCGCTCTGGCGGTAAGTGAGCTGCTCCTGTAGGAATGGATACGGTAAAACAGCTACCTTGTCCTAAAACACTGGTAACTTGGACATTTCCCCCATGCATTTGCACCAATTCTTGTACCAGCGACAAGCCAATTCCTGAGCCTTCAAAGGTGCGACCTTGTGCTCCTTTAACGCGATGAAAGCGTTCAAATAGGTGAGGAATTTCTTCACTGGGGATACCAATCCCTGTGTCTTTAACCTGCAACTCAACAAAATCGTTTACCCACTGTAAGCTAACGGTGATTTCTCCGGTAAACGTAAATTTGAAAGCATTCGAGAGCAAATTCAGCACAATTTTCTCCCACATCTCCCGATCCACATACACTGGTGCTGGTAAGGGAGGACAATTAACTGCTAAGTGCATATCTGCTCGTTCAATTGTGGAACGAAATACACTTGCTAACTCTGCGGTAAAACTAGCCAAATCGATGGGTTCATATGAGGCTTGCACTCTTCCGGCTTCAATGCGCGAAAAATCTAGCAAGGTGTTGACCAATTTCAACAGCCGCAGTCCATTACGTTGCACCATTTCTAACTGCTGGCGTTCGTTGACTGGAAGCAAAGTGGCAGAGTTATTCAGGATTTCTTCTAGTGGCCCTAACATTAGGGTAAGTGGAGTCCGAAACTCATGACTGACGTTGCTAAAGAAAACTGTTTTTGCGCGATCTAATTCTGCTAAAGCCTCAGCCCGTTTGCGCTCTTCTTCGTAAGCTTGGGCGTTAGCAATACTAGCTGCAATCTGACCAGCTACCAGCTCGATGAATCCGCTGTAATTATTGCTAAATAAGCGAAAAGGGTTTAAACCGACAATTAATATCCCTGCTTTTCCGGTTTGTCCTGATGCTGCAATGGGTACGGCTACTGCTTGATGTGGCGGTTGTGACCAAGCACCTGTGGGGAGGTTGGTAAAGTGCGATGGCTGCGCCAACGTCAACGAACGCAAATTATCAACTAAGCATGGCTTATGACTTCTCAGCACTTGAGCAAACGGCCAAATCGTATCATCATTAATAGCGACCGTTTCCGGTACTGCTACATGATCTCGCCCGATACCAGAGGTTCCCGCTAGAAAAACACGCTCTTGTTCTGGATCTACCAGATAAATCATTGCAAAGGGCAGATCGTAAGGATTAGTTTCTAAACTACTTGCACTTAGGGAACAAGCTACATCAAAGGTACGTGCATCTACAGTCCTTGCTGCTAAGTCCTGCAGTAGTGCTAACTGACGTTCACTGATGATGCGTTGTGTATCATCTGTGTTGGCGCAAATAATCCCACCTGTACCACCTTGATCATTGGGAACAGGGCTATAAGAAAAGGTATAGTAA contains:
- a CDS encoding ATP-binding protein, with translation MANQNGHVGNESTSVSNAEVNFLLGGGEMGARMREKDWSQTSLGPTEQWPQSLKTAVRIMLTSRQAMFVWWGEELINLYNDAYKAIVGGKHPEVLGQPASYVWREIWQQVGPRAESAMLNNEGTYDEALLLIMERNGYPEETYYTFSYSPVPNDQGGTGGIICANTDDTQRIISERQLALLQDLAARTVDARTFDVACSLSASSLETNPYDLPFAMIYLVDPEQERVFLAGTSGIGRDHVAVPETVAINDDTIWPFAQVLRSHKPCLVDNLRSLTLAQPSHFTNLPTGAWSQPPHQAVAVPIAASGQTGKAGILIVGLNPFRLFSNNYSGFIELVAGQIAASIANAQAYEEERKRAEALAELDRAKTVFFSNVSHEFRTPLTLMLGPLEEILNNSATLLPVNERQQLEMVQRNGLRLLKLVNTLLDFSRIEAGRVQASYEPIDLASFTAELASVFRSTIERADMHLAVNCPPLPAPVYVDREMWEKIVLNLLSNAFKFTFTGEITVSLQWVNDFVELQVKDTGIGIPSEEIPHLFERFHRVKGAQGRTFEGSGIGLSLVQELVQMHGGNVQVTSVLGQGSCFTVSIPTGAAHLPPERISATRTLASTALNATSYLEEALRWLPEEAGEQGGRGAGGEIAQKRDIYINSPVSRTSPARILLADDNADMRDYVKRLLSQDYEVEAVADGLAALSAARRSLPDLVLTDVMMPGLDGFGLLQALRAQPQTKNVPIILLSARAGEEAKVEGLEAGADDYLIKPFSARELLARVEAALKLARLRDEAMQREQGLRLEAEVAKAHLETVLTGIKDQFYVLDREWRYSFANEQVTTFVGKSQAELLGKVIWELYPDLIGSEFYTQVHHAFAQQQVMRFEYFYSPRRRWFENRIYPFADGVSVFVTDISEQKQAQAALRESEQRFRNMADNAPVMIWVTDPTGYCTYLSQSWYNFTGQTAETGLGLGWLNAVHPEDFDSAKNAFLAANKLHETFRVEYRLRRKDGEYRWVIDAATPWLSWDSEFLGYIGSVIDITERKAAETERDRLLQLEQAARAEAENANRIKDEFLAVLSHELRSPLNPILGWSRLLQTREFDPVSRTKALATIERNAQLQVQLIDDLLDVSRILRGKLNLNMAKVNLVSVIEAAMETVRLAAEAKNIQFYIIVDVSVGEVLGDSSRLQQVIWNLVSNAVKFTPEGGKVNIRLDAIDTQAQITISDTGKGISSTFLPYVFEYFCQADSTTTRKFGGLGLGLAIVRHLVELHGGTVSAESLGEGQGATFTVRLPLLKDEGKRLKDENESANLAADALILTGIKILVVDDDTDTREFYTFVLQQSGAIVTAVASAAAALQTLTKFKPDILLSDIGMPEMDGYMFMRQVKALQTEKEKEIPAIALTAYAGELNQQQALLAGFQKHISKPVEPDELVSVITDLLGRD